GTCGCCGCGGATCACCGCGCCGAGCGCGATCACGGCGTCGTAACGGCCGGAAAGGGCCAGCTCCTTCACGGTCAGCGGCAGCTCCCAGGCCCCGGGCACCCAGTAAACGTCGAACTCGTTCATCTTCACGCCGTGGCGCACGAGCGCGTCCTTGGCTCCCTCCACCAGCTTGCCGCAGATCAGCTCGTTGAAGCGCGAGACGACGATGGCGTAGAGCTCGCCCTGAGCGACTAAATTCCCTTGAACTACTTTCATGGACATTCCTCCTGAAAACTTTTATAGAAAACGAAAGCCGTTCTGTCGATTTTACATCATTTCAGGCACAATCCAAGCCGGAAAGCGAAAATTCCGCCGTGAAATTACCAGCCCATCTGCGCCAGTTTTTCCCGCGTCAGGGTTCCCGACGCTTCGGAAGAGCCGCGCGGCGCTTCCAGCCCCATCAGTTTCTCCACGTAGCGGGCGATCAGGTCGGTCTCGACGTTCACCCTCTTGCCGGCCGCCAGAGTTCCGAGAGTCGTGCGCGCCAGCGTCTCGGGGATCACGGCCGCGGAACAGGCGTTGCCCTCCACCGCCGCGACGGTCAGACTGACGCCGTCGACGCAGAGCGAGCCCTTGCGCACGACGTAGCGCGTCAGCTCCGGGGGCAGGTTCAGCCACAGCTCGGCCGCGTGGCGGCCGCGGCGCAGCGACATGACCAGAGCGGTGCCGTCCACATGCCCGGCCACGAAATGGCCGTCCAGACGTCCGTCGGCCGGCAGCGCCCGTTCGAGGTTGACGCGCTCGCCCGCGGTGACGAAAGAAAATCGCGACACGCTTATGGTTTCGCCGGTCAGTTCCACGGCGAACGAAACGCCGTCGCACTCGGTCACGGTCGTGCAGACGCCGCTGACGGCCACCGATTCGCCGCGTTTCAGTTCGCCGGCGAACGGAGAGCCGACGCGGAAAACGGTCACGTCCCCGCGGCGGGAGACGGAAACGATCGTCCCTACTGCTTCAACCAGTCCAGTGAACATGGATTTCCCCCTTCGATCCACAGGTCGCGCCCCGCGGTGCGGACGCCGCGCAGCGTCACGGGGATAGCGTCGTCCATGCGCCGCAGCCGAATAGAAGCCGTGATTTTCCGTCCCTCGCCCATGAACACGGGGGCCACGAAAAGCTGATATTCGTCGGCCAGCCCGGCGGCGATGAAGGCCGAGCAGATGGTCGGTCCCGCTTCCACCAGCACGCGGGCAAGCCCCAGCTCCGCCAGTTTTTCCAGCGCGGCTTTCAGGTCGGGGCGAGCCGCGGACGACGAAACGGCGTAAACGTGTCCGCTCCGTTCGGGCGGAATCGCCGTTCCTTCGGGAACGAAAACGATCGCGTCGCGGCGCAGGGCGTTGTAGTTCCCCTCCAAGACGGCGGGATCGGAACAGAGGATCACGGGCCGCGGCGACGGACCTTCCACGGCGCGGACGGTCAGCGACGGATCGTCGCGCTTCAACGTTCCCGAGCCGATCAGGACCGCGTCGTTCTCGCCGCGCAGGCGGTGACTTTCGGCGCGCGCCGCTTCGCCGGTGATCCACTG
This sequence is a window from Pyramidobacter sp. YE332. Protein-coding genes within it:
- a CDS encoding riboflavin synthase, which gives rise to MFTGLVEAVGTIVSVSRRGDVTVFRVGSPFAGELKRGESVAVSGVCTTVTECDGVSFAVELTGETISVSRFSFVTAGERVNLERALPADGRLDGHFVAGHVDGTALVMSLRRGRHAAELWLNLPPELTRYVVRKGSLCVDGVSLTVAAVEGNACSAAVIPETLARTTLGTLAAGKRVNVETDLIARYVEKLMGLEAPRGSSEASGTLTREKLAQMGW
- the ribE gene encoding 6,7-dimethyl-8-ribityllumazine synthase → MKVVQGNLVAQGELYAIVVSRFNELICGKLVEGAKDALVRHGVKMNEFDVYWVPGAWELPLTVKELALSGRYDAVIALGAVIRGDTPHFEYVSAEMSKGLAAIGLDQRVPVAFGVLTTENLEQALLRAGSKAGNKGAEAALAALEMTSLLRQIRENKE
- the ribD gene encoding bifunctional diaminohydroxyphosphoribosylaminopyrimidine deaminase/5-amino-6-(5-phosphoribosylamino)uracil reductase RibD, with translation MRQQWTDEHHMRQALDLALRGLGKTTPNPMVGCVIVKDGAVVGRGWHDHLGGLHAEAAALRDAGDKARGATAYVTLEPCSHQGRQPPCAPALVRAGIARCVCAVGDPNPKVDGRGLKILSDAGVETVCGVLQKEAAWLNRGFLSLQTRRRPWVTLKAALSLDGNMALSDGTSQWITGEAARAESHRLRGENDAVLIGSGTLKRDDPSLTVRAVEGPSPRPVILCSDPAVLEGNYNALRRDAIVFVPEGTAIPPERSGHVYAVSSSAARPDLKAALEKLAELGLARVLVEAGPTICSAFIAAGLADEYQLFVAPVFMGEGRKITASIRLRRMDDAIPVTLRGVRTAGRDLWIEGGNPCSLDWLKQ